In Microbacterium binotii, one DNA window encodes the following:
- the def gene encoding peptide deformylase: protein MAVLPIRIMGDPVLHSPAAPVEEVTDEIRTLVADMYETMDAAPGVGLAAPQVGVGLRIFTYTYQDDEGADWRGEIINPELWMTPLIPGEPDEDEESEGCLSFPGERFPLRRSERVRVTGTDLEGRPVSIEVDGWRARILQHEFDHLDGVLYVDRLSDSDWKTTQKIARKRGWGRPGASWLPGVDDLEG from the coding sequence GTGGCTGTCCTTCCGATTCGCATCATGGGCGATCCCGTCCTCCACTCCCCCGCTGCCCCCGTCGAGGAGGTGACCGACGAGATCCGCACCCTGGTCGCCGACATGTACGAGACCATGGATGCGGCGCCCGGTGTCGGTCTCGCCGCCCCCCAGGTCGGCGTGGGCCTGCGCATCTTCACCTACACGTATCAGGACGACGAAGGTGCCGATTGGCGCGGCGAGATCATCAATCCGGAGCTTTGGATGACGCCGCTCATCCCCGGGGAACCCGACGAGGACGAGGAGTCCGAGGGCTGTCTCTCGTTCCCGGGTGAGCGCTTCCCGCTGCGCCGTTCGGAGCGGGTGCGTGTGACGGGAACCGACCTCGAGGGCCGTCCGGTCTCGATCGAGGTCGACGGCTGGCGCGCCCGCATCCTGCAGCACGAGTTCGACCACCTCGACGGCGTCCTCTACGTCGATCGCCTGAGCGACTCCGACTGGAAGACGACGCAGAAGATCGCCCGCAAGCGGGGATGGGGACGCCCGGGAGCGTCCTGGCTCCCGGGCGTCGACGACCTCGAAGGCTGA
- a CDS encoding SPFH domain-containing protein, giving the protein MDIAALGAMGLLAIVGGIVLVVVLVIVLILIRAWYRVAKADEALVIVGKKQRSTSGDSRITVITGGGAIVNPLTQRGEMISLRARQIKMEPTAQSSNGVTVNVSGVALVKIGSDPESVRRAAERFASQDKAIEQFTTEQLEGALRGVVATLTVEELMRDRQRLSDQIAEGIKSDLSSQGLILDSFQIQGITDQNGYISALGATEVERVKREAEVAKINAEREIRARQIATQEANLIEQTALDKNTAAAQAEVGRANAEAEQAEALARAERQQAVLLQEAENKQARLDADIKKVADANLYERERAADADAYAKVKAAQAQAQIAEQDAAATRLRANAEADAVRAEGEARAAAIQAEAEALSRNQQALLAQRALEALVPMMAEFAKGYDKVGSVTVLGGEGASSHLAAESAQGLRATFDAVKVATGLDLAEIIQGRVVGQAMGEQLQAAAPQAQQHTPPAPPAAGQPAEGV; this is encoded by the coding sequence ATGGATATCGCCGCACTCGGAGCAATGGGGCTGCTGGCCATCGTCGGCGGAATCGTGCTCGTCGTCGTTCTGGTGATCGTGCTGATCCTGATCCGCGCCTGGTACCGGGTGGCGAAGGCCGACGAGGCTCTGGTGATCGTGGGTAAGAAGCAGCGCAGCACCAGCGGGGACTCGCGGATCACCGTGATCACCGGAGGCGGTGCGATCGTGAACCCGCTCACCCAGCGCGGCGAGATGATCTCCCTCCGCGCGCGTCAGATCAAGATGGAGCCGACGGCGCAGTCCTCCAACGGCGTCACGGTCAACGTGAGCGGTGTGGCGCTCGTCAAGATCGGTTCCGACCCCGAATCCGTCCGCCGTGCGGCCGAGCGCTTCGCCTCGCAGGACAAGGCCATCGAGCAGTTCACGACCGAACAGCTCGAGGGTGCGCTTCGCGGTGTCGTCGCCACGTTGACGGTCGAAGAGCTCATGCGCGATCGCCAGCGTCTGTCGGATCAGATCGCCGAAGGCATCAAGAGTGATCTGTCGTCGCAGGGTCTGATCCTCGACTCGTTCCAGATCCAGGGCATCACCGACCAGAACGGCTACATCTCCGCTCTCGGCGCGACCGAGGTCGAGCGCGTGAAGCGCGAGGCGGAGGTCGCCAAGATCAACGCGGAGCGCGAGATCCGGGCGCGTCAGATCGCCACCCAGGAGGCGAACCTGATCGAGCAGACGGCGCTCGACAAGAACACGGCAGCAGCGCAGGCGGAGGTCGGGCGGGCCAACGCCGAGGCCGAGCAGGCCGAGGCCCTCGCCCGGGCGGAGCGTCAGCAGGCCGTTCTGCTCCAGGAGGCCGAGAACAAGCAGGCCCGACTGGATGCCGACATCAAGAAGGTCGCCGACGCCAACCTCTACGAGCGCGAACGCGCGGCCGATGCCGACGCGTACGCCAAGGTGAAGGCCGCGCAGGCGCAGGCGCAGATCGCCGAGCAGGATGCGGCCGCCACGCGGCTGCGTGCGAACGCCGAGGCCGACGCCGTCCGTGCCGAGGGTGAGGCGCGCGCTGCGGCGATCCAGGCGGAGGCCGAGGCTCTCAGTCGCAACCAGCAGGCACTGCTCGCGCAGCGCGCTCTCGAGGCACTCGTGCCGATGATGGCCGAGTTCGCGAAGGGATACGACAAGGTCGGCTCCGTGACGGTCCTCGGCGGAGAAGGCGCCAGCAGCCACCTCGCGGCCGAGTCCGCACAGGGGCTGCGTGCCACCTTCGATGCGGTGAAAGTCGCGACGGGCCTCGACCTCGCTGAGATCATCCAGGGCCGTGTGGTGGGCCAGGCCATGGGCGAGCAGCTGCAGGCGGCGGCACCGCAGGCGCAGCAGCACACCCCGCCCGCGCCGCCGGCAGCCGGGCAGCCGGCCGAAGGGGTCTGA
- a CDS encoding ATP-binding cassette domain-containing protein, with translation MDQAAHSIDCSDISLAHAGSDERVIDGISFRLERGAALILVGSTGSGKSTLAAVLAGQADEGVHVIGGDAVVEGVSVRHGGRRRRALPVFAGYLGQQDGAQLPPRLTVAEIVAEPVTSRARRVNARALELRVVTLLDELGLSIGAASKFPYELSSGMRQRVAIARALVLDPQLVVADEPMANLDVEGRELVRTAFETRRRERGTSLLLVANEAETLASFDADVLVMQGGHAVGFGHGVKQMQWTPSSSADRRLVSS, from the coding sequence ATGGATCAGGCCGCGCACAGCATCGATTGCAGCGACATCTCACTCGCTCATGCCGGCAGCGACGAGCGGGTGATCGACGGCATCTCCTTCCGCCTGGAGCGCGGAGCAGCCCTCATCCTGGTCGGTTCGACCGGCTCCGGGAAGTCGACGCTCGCGGCCGTCCTGGCCGGGCAAGCGGATGAGGGCGTCCACGTCATCGGCGGCGATGCCGTGGTCGAAGGGGTGTCGGTGCGGCACGGCGGTCGCCGTCGTCGCGCCCTTCCGGTCTTCGCGGGCTACCTCGGCCAGCAGGACGGTGCCCAGCTCCCGCCCCGGCTGACGGTGGCCGAGATCGTGGCGGAACCGGTGACGAGCCGTGCGCGGCGGGTGAACGCGCGCGCCCTCGAGCTGCGGGTGGTGACGCTCCTCGACGAACTCGGACTCAGCATCGGGGCGGCATCCAAGTTCCCGTACGAGCTGAGCTCGGGGATGCGTCAACGTGTCGCGATCGCCCGAGCACTCGTGCTCGATCCGCAGCTGGTGGTCGCCGACGAGCCCATGGCGAATCTCGACGTCGAGGGACGGGAGCTGGTGCGGACCGCCTTCGAGACGCGGCGCCGGGAACGGGGTACCTCGCTGCTCCTCGTGGCCAACGAAGCGGAGACTCTCGCGAGCTTCGACGCCGACGTGTTGGTGATGCAAGGTGGCCATGCGGTGGGATTCGGACACGGCGTGAAGCAGATGCAGTGGACGCCTTCGTCGTCGGCCGATCGTCGTCTCGTGTCGTCGTGA
- the dnaG gene encoding DNA primase encodes MPGRIAQADVEEVKARTNIADIVGERVALKSAGVGSLKGLCPFHDEKSPSFHVRPQVGFYHCFGCGESGDVYTFLRRMDHLTFTEAVERLAGRIGYTLHYEEGGAAPETSGRARLYAANAAAAEFFRAQLLTPEAEVGRRFLGERGFDAGAAAHFGVGFAPPGWSGMLDAMTAKGFTKEELLTAGLVSQGQRGVYDRFRGRVVWPIRDVTGQVLGFGARRLLEDDKGPKYLNTPETPIYRKSQVLYGIDLAKRDIARGEKRRVIVVEGYTDVMACHLAGLTTAVATCGTAFGAEHMKVLRRIMGDDAAAEIVFTFDPDAAGQKAAVRAFAETRTANVQSFVAVGPADLDPCDLRLARGDGAVRALMDTKVPMFEFVIDQRLAGLDLRTVEGRLAGLNLAAPLLAEIRDEPLRRRYEHVLARRLGEDLKDVHREVARQRARAAGAPEPVAAPVAAPDAPQPPAMRVTLASLPRSADLERDAVMGFLQYGHRLDPAELRAALDETFQHPALEAVRSSIAAVPDHSRPGWAAAAVDAVREPYRSLAAELLTGEFPARDEEHAVISARDLALRIRLRAIDRQKQELVGDIQRLAPDSPEGRDVRLRLRELDAARLRLTLDQ; translated from the coding sequence ATGCCGGGGCGCATCGCGCAGGCCGACGTCGAAGAGGTGAAGGCCCGCACGAACATCGCCGACATCGTGGGGGAGCGCGTCGCTCTCAAGTCCGCGGGCGTGGGATCCCTCAAAGGCCTGTGCCCGTTCCACGACGAGAAGAGTCCCAGCTTCCACGTCCGACCGCAGGTGGGTTTCTACCACTGCTTCGGATGCGGCGAGTCCGGCGACGTCTACACGTTCCTGCGGCGGATGGATCATCTGACGTTCACCGAGGCGGTCGAGCGCCTCGCCGGACGCATCGGCTACACGCTCCACTATGAGGAGGGCGGGGCGGCGCCGGAGACGTCCGGACGCGCCCGACTCTACGCGGCGAATGCAGCGGCTGCCGAGTTCTTCCGGGCGCAGCTGCTGACTCCCGAGGCAGAGGTGGGGCGCCGCTTCCTGGGCGAGCGGGGCTTCGACGCCGGTGCGGCCGCGCACTTCGGTGTGGGCTTCGCGCCGCCGGGATGGTCGGGGATGCTCGACGCGATGACGGCGAAAGGCTTCACGAAGGAGGAGCTGCTGACCGCGGGACTCGTGTCCCAGGGGCAGCGCGGCGTCTACGACCGCTTCCGCGGTCGGGTGGTCTGGCCCATCCGCGACGTCACCGGTCAGGTGCTCGGCTTCGGTGCGCGGCGTCTGCTCGAGGACGACAAGGGGCCGAAGTACCTCAACACGCCCGAGACGCCGATCTACCGCAAGTCACAGGTCCTGTACGGCATCGACCTCGCCAAGCGCGACATCGCCCGCGGAGAGAAGCGCCGCGTCATCGTCGTCGAGGGGTACACCGATGTCATGGCGTGCCATCTGGCCGGGCTGACCACCGCGGTCGCCACCTGTGGCACGGCGTTCGGTGCCGAGCACATGAAGGTGCTGCGTCGCATCATGGGAGACGACGCCGCAGCCGAGATCGTCTTCACCTTCGACCCGGATGCGGCGGGCCAGAAGGCCGCTGTGCGCGCGTTCGCCGAGACGCGCACAGCCAACGTGCAGAGCTTCGTCGCCGTGGGGCCTGCGGACCTCGATCCGTGCGATCTCCGGTTGGCGCGCGGTGACGGAGCGGTGCGCGCGCTGATGGACACGAAGGTGCCGATGTTCGAGTTCGTCATCGATCAGCGTCTCGCGGGCCTCGACCTGCGCACGGTCGAGGGCCGGCTCGCGGGTCTGAACCTCGCTGCGCCCCTGCTGGCCGAGATCCGTGATGAGCCACTGCGTCGGCGTTACGAGCACGTCCTCGCGCGCCGACTCGGCGAAGACCTGAAGGACGTCCATCGCGAGGTGGCCCGCCAGCGGGCCCGCGCCGCCGGTGCGCCCGAGCCGGTCGCTGCCCCGGTGGCCGCGCCCGACGCCCCGCAACCGCCGGCCATGCGCGTCACACTCGCCTCGCTGCCCCGTTCGGCCGATCTGGAGCGCGACGCGGTGATGGGATTCCTGCAGTACGGGCACCGCCTCGACCCGGCAGAGCTGCGGGCAGCGCTCGACGAGACCTTCCAGCATCCTGCGCTCGAGGCGGTGCGCTCGAGCATCGCGGCGGTTCCGGATCACTCTCGTCCGGGGTGGGCCGCCGCGGCGGTCGACGCCGTGAGGGAGCCGTACCGGTCGTTGGCTGCCGAACTGCTCACGGGGGAGTTTCCGGCGCGCGACGAAGAGCACGCCGTGATCTCGGCCCGTGACCTGGCGTTGCGCATCCGATTGCGTGCCATCGACCGGCAGAAGCAGGAGCTGGTGGGAGACATCCAGCGGCTCGCCCCCGACTCGCCGGAGGGGCGCGACGTCCGGCTGCGCCTGCGCGAACTGGATGCGGCGCGACTGCGCCTGACCCTCGATCAGTAG
- a CDS encoding deoxyguanosinetriphosphate triphosphohydrolase, translating to MRSSTTVAAERSVTGTRPDGYDASDADRFFAEQHRSQRDDFARDRARVLHSASLRRLAAKTQVLSPASPADFARNRLTHSLEVAQVGRELATALQLAPDVVDTACLSHDLGHPPFGHNGERALNDWAEDIGGFEGNAQTLRILTRLESKVISDDGRSYGLNLTRASLDATCKYPWTIDSPVPDPGGRLKFGVYPDDEPVFRWMRQGAPGRVRCIEAEVMDLSDDIAYSVHDFEDAVINGYLDPGRLSDPRQHTALLSAIQTWVGYDFTRDELEDALYRLTSLPEWIASFDGTRAAHARLKNLTSDLIGRFARAATAATREAYDAPALTRYNGHVVVPRVVEAEMAVLKGTIGAFVVTIEGRKGLYREQRRLLKRLATALWEAPEHLDALHAEDFVRAENDSARRRVIVDQVASLTDRFALGWHHRLVGEIDTETLDVWMPGGRTIARSLYALPEPLEGL from the coding sequence ATGCGGAGCTCGACCACAGTGGCGGCTGAACGCTCCGTGACGGGGACGCGGCCCGACGGATACGACGCGAGCGATGCCGACCGCTTCTTCGCCGAACAGCACCGCTCGCAGCGCGACGACTTCGCCCGCGATCGCGCTCGGGTGCTCCACTCCGCCTCGCTGCGCCGGCTGGCGGCGAAGACGCAGGTGCTCTCTCCCGCGAGCCCGGCCGATTTCGCGCGCAACCGATTGACCCACTCGCTCGAGGTCGCGCAGGTGGGGCGCGAGCTCGCCACCGCCCTGCAGCTGGCGCCGGACGTCGTGGACACCGCGTGTCTGAGCCATGACCTCGGTCATCCGCCGTTCGGGCACAACGGCGAGCGTGCGCTCAACGATTGGGCCGAGGACATCGGCGGTTTCGAGGGCAATGCCCAGACGCTCCGCATCCTGACCCGTCTCGAGTCGAAGGTGATCTCGGACGACGGGCGCAGCTACGGGCTCAACCTGACGCGCGCGAGCCTCGACGCGACCTGCAAGTACCCGTGGACCATCGACAGCCCGGTGCCCGATCCGGGAGGGCGGTTGAAGTTCGGCGTCTACCCGGACGACGAACCCGTCTTCCGCTGGATGCGCCAGGGGGCGCCGGGACGGGTGCGCTGCATCGAGGCCGAGGTCATGGACCTCTCCGACGACATCGCCTACTCGGTGCACGACTTCGAGGACGCCGTCATCAACGGATACCTCGATCCCGGGCGCCTCTCGGACCCGCGTCAGCACACGGCACTGCTGAGCGCCATCCAGACATGGGTCGGCTACGACTTCACGCGCGACGAGCTCGAGGACGCCCTCTACCGCCTGACCAGCCTGCCGGAGTGGATCGCTTCTTTCGACGGCACCCGCGCGGCGCACGCGAGGTTGAAGAACCTCACCTCCGACCTGATCGGTCGCTTCGCGCGCGCCGCGACCGCTGCGACGCGCGAGGCGTACGACGCGCCGGCTCTGACGCGGTACAACGGGCACGTGGTCGTCCCGCGCGTCGTCGAAGCCGAGATGGCGGTGCTCAAAGGCACGATCGGGGCGTTCGTGGTCACGATCGAGGGGCGAAAGGGCCTCTATCGTGAGCAGCGACGTCTGCTGAAGCGGCTCGCGACCGCCCTGTGGGAAGCGCCGGAGCACCTCGATGCCCTGCACGCAGAGGATTTCGTCCGCGCAGAGAACGACAGCGCACGCCGACGCGTGATCGTCGACCAGGTGGCGAGTCTGACCGACCGTTTCGCCCTCGGCTGGCACCACCGTCTGGTCGGCGAGATCGACACCGAGACCCTCGACGTCTGGATGCCGGGAGGGCGAACCATCGCCCGCTCCCTGTACGCCCTTCCCGAGCCTCTCGAGGGGCTCTGA
- the dusB gene encoding tRNA dihydrouridine synthase DusB, with translation MTTTIAPARPLRLGPIEVEVPVVLAPMAGITNTAFRRLCREYGAGLYVSEMITSRALVERNDTTMRLIRHHESETPRSVQLYGVDPATVGAAARLLADEDRADHIDLNFGCPVPKVTRKGGGAALPWKSGLFGDIVRAAVRGAGDIPVTVKMRKGIDDDHLTYLDAARIAEDAGVAAIALHARTASQFYSGNADWDAIGTLKQTITSVPVLGNGDIWSAEDAVRMVEQTGCDGVVVGRGCLGRPWLFGDLARAFGGGAGTQPVDATLGFVAGAFRRHAELLVEFFEDEDRGCRDIRKHVAWYFKGYPVGGDIRARLATASSLQEIDDLLGTLELDAPYPGEAAEGQRGRAGTPKRPALPEGWLDSRELATDAAGALADAELDHSGG, from the coding sequence GTGACCACGACAATCGCCCCCGCGCGCCCTCTGCGGCTCGGCCCCATCGAGGTCGAGGTGCCGGTGGTTCTCGCTCCCATGGCGGGCATCACGAACACGGCGTTCCGCCGGTTGTGTCGCGAGTACGGTGCGGGCCTCTACGTGAGCGAGATGATCACCTCGCGCGCCCTCGTGGAGCGCAACGACACGACCATGCGCCTCATCCGCCATCACGAGTCCGAGACGCCGCGCTCGGTGCAGCTGTACGGCGTGGATCCGGCGACGGTCGGAGCGGCCGCCCGACTGCTCGCCGACGAGGACCGCGCCGACCACATCGATCTGAACTTCGGTTGCCCAGTCCCGAAGGTGACCCGCAAGGGCGGGGGAGCAGCGCTGCCGTGGAAGAGCGGACTGTTCGGTGACATCGTCCGCGCGGCCGTGCGGGGTGCGGGTGACATCCCGGTGACCGTGAAGATGCGCAAAGGCATCGACGACGACCACCTCACGTATCTCGACGCCGCCCGCATCGCGGAGGATGCGGGAGTCGCGGCGATCGCGCTGCACGCGCGCACCGCGTCGCAGTTCTACTCGGGCAACGCCGACTGGGACGCGATCGGGACGCTGAAGCAGACCATCACGAGCGTGCCCGTCCTCGGCAACGGCGACATCTGGTCGGCGGAGGATGCCGTGCGGATGGTCGAGCAGACGGGTTGCGACGGTGTCGTGGTGGGCCGCGGCTGCCTCGGGCGTCCGTGGCTCTTCGGCGACCTGGCCCGCGCGTTCGGCGGTGGTGCCGGTACGCAGCCCGTCGATGCGACACTCGGTTTCGTGGCGGGCGCCTTCCGGCGTCACGCGGAGCTGCTCGTGGAGTTCTTCGAGGACGAGGACCGCGGGTGCCGGGATATCCGCAAGCACGTGGCCTGGTACTTCAAGGGCTATCCCGTGGGCGGCGACATCCGAGCGCGCCTGGCGACGGCCTCCTCCTTGCAGGAGATCGACGATCTCCTCGGCACGCTGGAGCTCGACGCGCCGTACCCGGGCGAGGCGGCCGAGGGCCAGCGCGGTCGCGCGGGAACCCCGAAGCGCCCGGCGCTCCCCGAGGGCTGGCTCGACAGCCGAGAGCTGGCGACCGACGCCGCCGGCGCGCTGGCGGATGCGGAGCTCGACCACAGTGGCGGCTGA
- a CDS encoding glutathione peroxidase, producing the protein MSATTAEDLRSIPFAAADGTQKTLAEYGQNVLMIVNVASRCGLAPQYEQLEELQRTYGERGFTVLGFPCNQFMGQEPGSVEEILEYCSTTWGVTFPVNDKVKVNGPGAAPLYKALKRAKDEEGKHGPILWNFEKFVLTPAGDVHRFRPTTKPDDPAIVEVIERNLPA; encoded by the coding sequence ATGAGCGCGACCACCGCCGAAGACCTCCGCAGCATCCCCTTCGCCGCCGCAGACGGCACCCAGAAGACCCTCGCCGAATACGGCCAGAACGTCCTCATGATCGTCAACGTCGCCTCCCGCTGCGGCCTCGCCCCGCAGTACGAACAGCTCGAGGAGCTGCAGCGCACCTACGGCGAGCGAGGTTTCACCGTGCTCGGATTCCCCTGCAACCAGTTCATGGGCCAGGAACCGGGATCCGTCGAGGAGATCCTCGAATACTGCTCGACGACGTGGGGCGTCACGTTCCCTGTGAACGACAAGGTTAAGGTCAACGGCCCCGGAGCCGCGCCCCTCTACAAGGCACTCAAGCGTGCGAAGGACGAAGAGGGCAAGCACGGCCCCATCCTCTGGAACTTCGAGAAGTTCGTGCTCACCCCCGCGGGTGACGTGCACCGGTTCCGCCCGACGACGAAGCCCGACGACCCGGCGATCGTCGAGGTCATCGAGCGGAACCTGCCCGCCTGA
- a CDS encoding DsbA family oxidoreductase — protein sequence MTDPIRIDVWSDIACPWCYIGKRNLEAGLKATADDEDAPRVEVTFHSYELSPDTPVDFHGNEVDFLAEYKGMPHDQVRQMLDRVTGVAAEAGLDYHFEKLQHTNTVLAHQLLHFAKEQGLQREMTERLMAAYFVEGHHVGRVDDLVALAAEVGLDADAAREALQSNRYLDAVEADKAQATAYGINAVPFFVIDERYGVSGAQPPEAFAQIARQVWAERQGAESA from the coding sequence ATGACAGACCCGATTCGTATCGACGTGTGGAGTGACATCGCGTGCCCGTGGTGTTACATCGGAAAGCGCAATCTCGAGGCCGGATTGAAGGCCACCGCGGATGACGAGGACGCCCCGCGGGTGGAAGTGACGTTCCACTCCTACGAGCTCTCACCTGACACTCCCGTCGACTTCCACGGGAACGAGGTCGACTTCCTCGCGGAGTACAAGGGGATGCCGCACGACCAGGTTCGGCAGATGCTGGACCGTGTCACCGGTGTGGCGGCCGAGGCCGGTCTCGACTATCACTTCGAGAAGCTGCAGCACACCAACACGGTGCTCGCGCACCAGCTGCTGCACTTCGCGAAGGAGCAGGGTCTGCAGCGGGAGATGACCGAGCGTCTGATGGCCGCCTACTTCGTCGAAGGGCACCATGTGGGTCGGGTGGACGATCTCGTCGCACTGGCAGCGGAGGTCGGACTGGATGCGGATGCCGCGCGCGAGGCGCTCCAGAGCAACCGGTACCTCGACGCCGTCGAGGCCGACAAGGCGCAGGCGACGGCCTACGGGATCAACGCCGTCCCGTTCTTCGTCATCGACGAGCGCTACGGCGTGAGCGGGGCGCAGCCGCCCGAGGCGTTCGCGCAGATCGCGCGCCAGGTTTGGGCGGAGCGGCAGGGCGCGGAGTCGGCCTGA
- a CDS encoding PIG-L family deacetylase, protein MSSLIAVLAVGATTAAAVVLPQLPPSFPFAAEPPPSSSPSAIHSPDPAPLPTPVQTPDIPPPPPPPPAPVSPLALGCDTTSVMSVWAHQDDDLIFANPSLQEAVSNGECVRTLYLTAGDAGKGTNYSRSRELGILRAYNTMRGAQAFWDETSITTLSGAHVTLFSRQGDPKLSVAFLRLPDGGLDAGGFTATGHASIPQLESGAIPALAPIDGAPPLSAAVLQQTVAEAITAWAPTRLFTHVPANSPLTQGDHPDHGATGAIVRAAAQSVGYPTDAIRYFVGYPSQNLPVNLGGDVLNRKVDTYRIYAKEDPVIACADNTACLARKGFGAWLQRSYPKTDAELGIG, encoded by the coding sequence GTGAGTTCGCTCATCGCCGTCCTGGCGGTGGGCGCCACCACGGCGGCAGCCGTGGTCCTGCCGCAGCTGCCGCCGTCCTTCCCGTTCGCCGCGGAACCGCCACCCAGTTCGTCGCCATCGGCGATCCACTCACCGGATCCCGCGCCGCTGCCCACACCGGTGCAGACGCCCGACATCCCTCCGCCGCCCCCACCGCCACCGGCGCCGGTCTCCCCGCTCGCGCTCGGGTGCGACACGACATCCGTGATGTCCGTGTGGGCGCACCAGGACGACGATCTGATCTTCGCGAACCCGTCGCTGCAGGAGGCGGTGAGCAACGGCGAATGCGTCCGCACGCTCTACCTGACCGCAGGAGACGCCGGCAAGGGCACGAACTACTCCCGGTCGCGCGAACTCGGCATCCTGCGTGCCTACAACACGATGCGCGGCGCACAGGCGTTCTGGGACGAGACCAGCATCACGACGCTGTCCGGCGCACACGTCACGTTGTTCTCCCGCCAGGGCGACCCCAAGTTGAGTGTGGCGTTCCTTCGTCTTCCCGACGGCGGTCTCGATGCGGGCGGGTTCACCGCCACCGGCCACGCCAGCATTCCGCAGCTGGAATCCGGCGCGATCCCGGCGCTCGCCCCCATCGACGGCGCACCGCCCCTCAGCGCCGCGGTGCTGCAGCAGACCGTCGCCGAGGCGATCACGGCGTGGGCACCCACCCGGTTGTTCACCCACGTTCCCGCCAACTCGCCCCTGACACAGGGCGATCACCCCGACCACGGCGCGACGGGCGCGATCGTGCGGGCGGCGGCACAGAGCGTCGGGTATCCGACGGACGCCATCCGCTACTTCGTGGGATACCCCTCGCAGAATCTGCCCGTCAACCTCGGCGGCGATGTCCTCAATCGCAAGGTCGACACCTACCGCATCTACGCCAAGGAGGATCCGGTGATCGCCTGCGCAGACAACACCGCGTGCCTCGCCCGGAAGGGATTCGGCGCGTGGCTGCAGCGTTCGTATCCGAAGACGGACGCGGAGCTCGGCATCGGCTGA
- a CDS encoding isoprenyl transferase — protein MSPKPYTHRDAVPYRPVDWTGEYPPAYQRGTVPRHVAIVMDGNGRWANGRGLTRVEGHKAGEAALLDVVAGAIQAGVTHLSVYAFSTENWSRSPDEVRFLMGFNRDVLHRRRDQLNEWGVRVRWAGRKPRLWGSVIKELQYAEELTRDNTVLTLTMCVNYGGRVELVDAMRSIADDVAAGRLRPSAVTEKLVQRRLYQPDMPDVDLFVRSSGEQRTSNFLLWESAYAEFVFLDTLWPDFGRRDLWRAIDMYLGRDRRFGGAVDAPRA, from the coding sequence ATGAGCCCGAAGCCCTACACGCACCGGGATGCGGTGCCCTATCGACCTGTCGATTGGACGGGGGAGTATCCGCCCGCCTACCAGCGCGGCACGGTGCCACGTCACGTGGCGATCGTGATGGACGGCAACGGGCGATGGGCGAACGGCCGCGGCCTCACGCGTGTCGAGGGGCACAAGGCGGGGGAGGCGGCCCTGTTGGACGTGGTCGCCGGTGCGATCCAGGCCGGCGTCACCCACCTCTCCGTCTACGCGTTCTCGACGGAGAACTGGAGCCGTTCGCCCGACGAGGTGCGCTTCCTGATGGGCTTCAACCGCGACGTGCTCCACCGCCGTCGCGACCAGCTCAACGAATGGGGCGTGCGGGTCCGGTGGGCCGGCCGCAAACCACGGCTGTGGGGCTCGGTCATCAAAGAGCTCCAGTACGCCGAAGAGCTCACGCGCGACAACACGGTGCTGACGCTGACGATGTGCGTGAACTACGGAGGCCGGGTCGAGCTCGTCGACGCCATGCGGTCGATCGCGGATGATGTCGCCGCCGGGCGCCTGCGGCCGTCCGCCGTCACGGAGAAGCTCGTTCAGCGTCGGCTCTACCAGCCTGATATGCCGGATGTGGACCTGTTCGTCCGATCCAGCGGTGAACAGCGCACCTCCAACTTCCTCCTCTGGGAGTCCGCGTACGCCGAGTTCGTGTTCCTCGACACCCTCTGGCCCGACTTCGGCCGCCGTGATCTGTGGCGGGCGATCGACATGTACCTGGGCCGCGATCGCCGGTTCGGCGGCGCCGTCGACGCACCCCGCGCGTGA